The genomic interval CTGATCTTATTATCTTGGTGAGTGAGCTTTTGATTATGGATTTGTTGGCGTAACTTTTCGGCGAACGCCTCGGCTTGGGAGCAAATGGTGTTAGGCAAAAATACCGCAAACTCTTCGCCGCCGAGTCGACCCTTGATGTCGCTTTCACGGCACATTTGACTTAATAACTCGCCAAACTCAGCCAGTACCTTATCGCCACAAGCATGGCCGAACTGGTCATTTATCTGTTTAAAAAAATCCATATCAATTGCAAGAATACTGTAAGGCTGTTGGTTGCGCTGTGCCAAGTTATAAGCGATGTCACAAGATACAAAGAAAGCTCGGCGATTAAAAAGCCCGGTTAATGAATCGTAAGAGGCAAGAAAGGTCATTTCTTTTTCAAGTTTATCTAATTTGTATAATAAGCCAACGAGGTACCAAGACAGCAAGGGCGTAACAATTAATGCAATGACAAAAGTTTTTATGTTAGATCGCAATAAATGTTCAAAATTATGAGTAATGAAATAAATAATAGCCGTGTTAAGACTGAGGGTTAAAATAATAGCCAAACAGGTGATTAATAAGACCAAGTTGCCTCGGCCAAGCGGCTCTAGTCGATGTCTCATGGGGTTAAATCCTTGTTATAACCATTTTACACAGACCATTAACAGCGGCTGGTGTTTTGGTTAGTCGCTAATTATAGTCGCTCGTTGTAAATATGACGGATAATTTTGACCAGAGAGTGGCTGCTAATACGATCTGAGGGATTAAGATCGGGACAAGACCTTAAATATTAGGGGGATATTGGCCACATAAACACCGGTATTTATAGTCAATTAAGTAGACATAGCAGCGCCTGCTAATACGAAAATTACTCACTTTGTGGTGAATTAAGCAGAGACTTACTCAGTCACCACCTTAACGTGAAATTAGTCCGTGATGGCTATCATAATATTAAGATATAACACTAGACATTTTTGAATTGAAAAAGGCTGATTTTGGCTAGGATTTATAACGTTTGGCAGGTAGAATAGCGCCATTATTTTTTATATTAACTATCTGCGGAGCTTAATGATGCTTAAACGTGATATGACCATTGCCGATTTCGATCCTGAATTGTTTGAAGCTATTTCCCAAGAAACTACCCGTCAAGAAGAGCACATTGAATTAATTGCTTCAGAAAACTACTGTAGTCCTCGTGTTTTAGAAGCACAAGGCTCACAGCTTACTAATAAGTATGCTGAAGGTTACCCGGGCAAGCGCTACTACGGTGGTTGTGAGTACGTTGATAAAGCTGAATTTTTAGCGATTGACCGTGCTAAAGAATTATTTGGTGCCGATTACGCTAACGTGCAACCGCACTCAGGTTCACAAGCTAATTCAGCGGTATTTTTAGCGCTACTTGAGCACGGCGATACTGTATTAGGTATGAGCTTGGCTCACGGTGGTCACTTAACTCACGGTTCTCATGTTAGCTTTTCTGGCAAATTATATAACGCCAAGCAATACGGCTTAAATGACGCGGGTGATATTGATTACGCACAAGTTGAAGCATTGGCACTTGAGCACAAGCCTAAAATGATTATTGCTGGTTTCTCAGCATTCTCTGGCATTGTTGATTGGCAGCGTTTTCGTGACATCGCCGATAAAGTAGGTGCCTACTTATTCGTTGATATGGCTCACGTTGCAGGTCTTGTTGCTGCGGGTCTTTACCCGAACCCAGTACCCATTGCTGATGTTGTAACGACGACTACCCATAAAACGCTGGCTGGTCCTCGTGGCGGTTTAATCTTGGCTCGTGCAAACGAAGCGGTAGAAAAGAAATTAAACTCAGCCGTATTCCCTGGTGGTCAAGGTGGCCCATTAATGCACGTTATCGCGGCTAAAGCGGTAGCATTTAAAGAAGCGTTACAACCAGAATTCAAAGTTTATCAGCAAGCGGTATTAGATAACGCTAATGCAATGGTTGAAGTATTAATCGAACGTGGTTACAAAGTAGTGTCTAACGGTACGACTAACCACCTATTATTACTTGATTTAATCGGTAAAGACTACACTGGTAAAGATGCTGACGCCGCGTTGGGTCGTGCATTTATTACGGTAAACAAAAACTCGGTTCCTAATGATCCGCGTTCACCGTTTATCACGTCAGGTTTGCGTTTAGGCACGCCAGCTATTACTCGTCGTGGTTTTACAGTTAGCGATACTAAAGCACTAACGGGTTGGATTTGTGATGTTCTTGACAACATCGGTGACGAAACAGTTACTGAGCGCGTTAAGAAAAGCGTGTTAGAAATTTGTGCTCGTTTGCCTGTATATGGCTAATCAGTTGGCTTAAT from Gammaproteobacteria bacterium carries:
- a CDS encoding serine hydroxymethyltransferase, which translates into the protein MLKRDMTIADFDPELFEAISQETTRQEEHIELIASENYCSPRVLEAQGSQLTNKYAEGYPGKRYYGGCEYVDKAEFLAIDRAKELFGADYANVQPHSGSQANSAVFLALLEHGDTVLGMSLAHGGHLTHGSHVSFSGKLYNAKQYGLNDAGDIDYAQVEALALEHKPKMIIAGFSAFSGIVDWQRFRDIADKVGAYLFVDMAHVAGLVAAGLYPNPVPIADVVTTTTHKTLAGPRGGLILARANEAVEKKLNSAVFPGGQGGPLMHVIAAKAVAFKEALQPEFKVYQQAVLDNANAMVEVLIERGYKVVSNGTTNHLLLLDLIGKDYTGKDADAALGRAFITVNKNSVPNDPRSPFITSGLRLGTPAITRRGFTVSDTKALTGWICDVLDNIGDETVTERVKKSVLEICARLPVYG
- a CDS encoding GGDEF domain-containing protein codes for the protein MRHRLEPLGRGNLVLLITCLAIILTLSLNTAIIYFITHNFEHLLRSNIKTFVIALIVTPLLSWYLVGLLYKLDKLEKEMTFLASYDSLTGLFNRRAFFVSCDIAYNLAQRNQQPYSILAIDMDFFKQINDQFGHACGDKVLAEFGELLSQMCRESDIKGRLGGEEFAVFLPNTICSQAEAFAEKLRQQIHNQKLTHQDNKISVTISIGISTSPAHEFIKVEQILNQADEALYQAKGQGRNIVAIFKTDPVTA